A stretch of the Cellulomonas sp. WB94 genome encodes the following:
- a CDS encoding cupin has product MPDLLSLTWSHLQEAKTAPNGRSAGRIVHDGDLRQTVVGLAAGTELGEHNAPHAATLQVLHGRVRVTSPSGDDELGTGALHLLTHERHAVLALEDSVFLLTTVTASPTSEPTPRPDAGH; this is encoded by the coding sequence ATGCCCGACCTGCTCAGTCTCACGTGGTCCCACCTGCAAGAGGCCAAGACCGCGCCGAACGGTCGCAGCGCGGGCCGGATCGTGCACGACGGCGACCTGCGCCAGACCGTCGTCGGCCTCGCGGCCGGCACCGAGCTCGGTGAGCACAACGCCCCGCACGCCGCGACCCTGCAGGTGCTGCACGGTCGGGTCCGGGTGACGTCCCCGAGCGGCGACGACGAGCTCGGGACGGGCGCGCTCCACCTCCTGACGCACGAGCGCCACGCGGTGCTCGCGCTCGAGGACTCGGTGTTCCTGCTGACGACCGTGACCGCGTCTCCGACGTCGGAGCCGACCCCGAGACCGGACGCAGGGCACTGA
- a CDS encoding penicillin-binding transpeptidase domain-containing protein — MAAVAVAGLAACTASKPGPEGTAKALATAIATGDFTTVALSGATATEAATERTTAYEGLKPWDPRVEVTDVATTKDAPDAATATLTFTWDVDASDTDWTYTTTATLARVEDTWQAAWSPFVLAPDLVAGEVLGAERIAAERAGVVSESGEPIVTDRDVVRVGVDKTHVDASAQDAAARGLATALGMDADAYAARVAAAGEKAFVEALVVRSTDASYDLTAIGKLAGVNLVKDSLPLAPSRRFARPILGTVGEATAEIVDASNGAIKAGDLTGLSGLQREFDAQLRGLPGLTIAATSTISGAARELFHSDPTPGTPLVLTLDTTLQDAAEQILADVVPASAIVAIKPSTGDVLVAASGPGGDGLSTATMGKYAPGSTFKLASALALLRSGMTPDTSVTCPETVTVDGREFSNYPGYPTNRLGDITLLSALANSCNTAFIGARDTAPQAALADAAASLGLGVGGTTGFPAYLGSVPASAEGTDHAASMIGQGRVEASPLAMARVAASIAQGSLVTPRLVVPAASGTAAGVAAASDAATNVASDGSTAAATGDATAAAPEATSVPGAPLTAAEASALRDMMRAVVTEGSGALLLDVPGAPVLAKSGTAQFGADGDLKNHVWMLAIQGDLAVAVFVDEGDFGSTTSGPLLKRFLLAAAS; from the coding sequence GTGGCGGCAGTCGCGGTCGCGGGCCTCGCGGCCTGCACGGCGTCCAAGCCGGGACCCGAGGGCACCGCGAAGGCGCTCGCGACCGCGATCGCCACGGGCGACTTCACGACGGTCGCGTTGAGCGGCGCCACGGCCACGGAGGCGGCCACCGAGCGCACGACGGCGTACGAGGGCCTCAAGCCCTGGGATCCGCGCGTCGAGGTGACGGACGTCGCTACCACGAAGGACGCGCCCGACGCGGCGACCGCCACGCTGACGTTCACGTGGGACGTCGACGCGAGCGACACCGACTGGACCTACACGACGACCGCCACGCTCGCCCGCGTCGAGGACACTTGGCAGGCGGCCTGGAGCCCCTTCGTGCTCGCCCCCGATCTCGTCGCCGGTGAGGTGCTGGGCGCCGAGCGGATCGCCGCCGAGCGTGCGGGCGTGGTCTCCGAGAGCGGCGAGCCGATCGTGACCGACCGGGACGTCGTGCGGGTCGGCGTCGACAAGACGCACGTCGACGCGTCCGCTCAGGACGCCGCGGCGCGGGGCCTCGCCACGGCGCTCGGCATGGACGCCGACGCCTACGCGGCACGCGTCGCTGCCGCGGGGGAGAAGGCGTTCGTCGAGGCTCTCGTCGTGCGGTCGACCGACGCGTCCTACGACCTGACCGCGATCGGGAAGCTCGCGGGCGTGAACCTCGTGAAGGACTCGCTCCCGCTGGCGCCCTCCCGACGGTTCGCACGGCCGATCCTCGGGACGGTCGGGGAGGCGACGGCCGAGATCGTCGACGCGTCGAACGGCGCCATCAAGGCCGGCGACCTGACGGGGCTCAGCGGTCTGCAGCGGGAGTTCGACGCCCAGCTGCGGGGACTGCCCGGCCTGACGATCGCCGCGACCTCGACGATCAGCGGCGCCGCGCGGGAGCTGTTCCACTCCGACCCGACGCCCGGCACCCCGCTCGTCCTGACGCTCGACACGACGCTCCAGGACGCCGCCGAGCAGATCCTCGCGGACGTCGTCCCCGCGAGCGCGATCGTCGCGATCAAGCCGTCGACCGGCGACGTGCTCGTCGCGGCGAGCGGACCCGGCGGCGACGGCCTGTCGACCGCGACGATGGGCAAGTACGCCCCGGGGTCGACGTTCAAGCTCGCGAGCGCCCTGGCGCTGCTGCGGTCGGGGATGACGCCGGACACGTCCGTGACCTGTCCCGAGACCGTCACGGTCGACGGCCGGGAGTTCTCCAACTACCCCGGCTACCCGACGAACCGGCTGGGAGACATCACGCTCCTCTCGGCGCTCGCCAACTCCTGCAACACCGCGTTCATCGGGGCCCGGGACACGGCACCCCAGGCCGCGCTCGCGGACGCCGCGGCGTCGCTCGGTCTCGGCGTCGGCGGCACCACCGGGTTCCCGGCGTACCTGGGCTCGGTCCCGGCGAGCGCCGAGGGCACCGACCATGCCGCGTCGATGATCGGGCAAGGCAGGGTCGAGGCCTCGCCGCTCGCGATGGCGCGGGTCGCGGCGTCGATCGCCCAGGGCTCCCTCGTGACGCCTCGGCTCGTCGTCCCGGCGGCGAGCGGCACGGCGGCCGGGGTGGCGGCCGCGAGCGATGCGGCGACGAACGTTGCGAGCGATGGGTCGACGGCTGCCGCGACCGGCGACGCGACCGCGGCGGCACCGGAGGCGACGTCGGTGCCCGGTGCGCCGCTGACCGCGGCCGAGGCCAGCGCCCTGCGCGACATGATGCGCGCGGTCGTCACCGAGGGTTCCGGTGCGCTGCTCCTCGACGTGCCGGGCGCCCCCGTGCTCGCGAAGAGCGGTACCGCGCAGTTCGGGGCGGACGGTGACCTGAAGAACCACGTGTGGATGCTGGCGATCCAGGGCGACCTCGCGGTCGCGGTGTTCGTCGACGAGGGCGACTTCGGCTCGACCACGTCGGGTCCGCTGCTCAAGCGGTTCCTGCTGGCTGCCGCGTCCTGA
- a CDS encoding Rieske (2Fe-2S) protein, giving the protein MFELSPMTASAPAPLDHSAPDDADRDATPGNDAGVAAHDGCSGACAAYSRRTVLRGAGAVTLGAAATLLAACAPSTSGSSTAGAGSTGAAATSGGSTAAGGAVALAKLADVPVGGALGVQGADGTPIILSQPVAGTVVGMSAVCTHAGCTVAPDGSELVCPCHGSIYRAADGSNVSGPAPKPLPAVAVRVEGDSIFAA; this is encoded by the coding sequence ATGTTCGAGCTTTCCCCGATGACCGCGTCCGCCCCCGCACCTCTCGACCACTCCGCGCCCGACGACGCCGACCGTGACGCGACGCCCGGGAACGACGCGGGCGTCGCGGCGCACGACGGCTGTTCGGGGGCGTGCGCCGCGTACTCGCGCAGAACGGTGCTGCGCGGAGCCGGGGCCGTGACGCTGGGTGCGGCCGCGACACTGCTCGCCGCGTGCGCACCGAGCACGAGCGGATCGTCCACCGCGGGCGCGGGGTCGACGGGTGCCGCGGCGACCTCGGGGGGAAGCACGGCCGCGGGCGGCGCTGTGGCGCTCGCGAAGCTCGCCGACGTCCCGGTCGGCGGCGCTCTCGGCGTGCAAGGGGCCGACGGCACGCCGATCATCCTGTCGCAGCCCGTGGCGGGCACGGTCGTGGGCATGTCCGCGGTCTGCACGCATGCGGGGTGCACCGTCGCGCCCGACGGGTCCGAGCTCGTGTGCCCGTGCCACGGCTCGATCTACAGGGCCGCCGACGGGTCGAACGTGTCCGGACCTGCCCCCAAGCCGTTGCCCGCCGTCGCCGTGCGGGTCGAGGGCGACTCGATCTTCGCCGCCTGA
- a CDS encoding zf-HC2 domain-containing protein produces MNAFDGRDAAGTTHVRLELGALVLGALDADERARVEAHLAGCDECCAELAELAPLPGLLHRVSEADVLRAFDGSTGAAEPDVDLVPAVIALADREARVHRATRRRRWAVVGAAATVLGGVAIATGALQSDTPVPSAEPTPVVVQATDLATGVRAQVTLTSSPVGTDLALRLTGVPAGEECRLVATSGDQRDVTASWDATYTGEATFTGSTHFAVDEIDMLVIETPAGRTLLTMPVD; encoded by the coding sequence GTGAACGCCTTCGACGGCCGCGACGCGGCAGGCACGACGCACGTCCGGCTCGAGCTGGGCGCCCTGGTGCTGGGCGCCCTGGACGCCGACGAGCGCGCGCGCGTCGAGGCCCACCTGGCCGGCTGCGACGAGTGCTGCGCCGAGCTCGCCGAGCTCGCTCCGCTCCCAGGGCTGCTGCATCGCGTGTCCGAGGCCGACGTGCTCCGCGCGTTCGACGGGTCGACCGGTGCCGCCGAGCCCGACGTCGACCTCGTCCCCGCGGTGATCGCGCTCGCCGACCGGGAGGCGCGGGTGCACCGGGCGACCCGGCGTCGGCGGTGGGCGGTCGTCGGTGCCGCCGCGACCGTGCTCGGCGGGGTGGCGATCGCCACCGGTGCTCTGCAGTCCGACACGCCCGTGCCCAGCGCCGAGCCCACCCCCGTCGTCGTCCAGGCGACGGACCTGGCCACCGGCGTGCGCGCCCAGGTGACCTTGACGTCGTCGCCCGTCGGCACGGACCTCGCCCTGCGGCTCACGGGAGTCCCGGCCGGCGAGGAGTGCCGCCTCGTGGCGACCTCGGGCGACCAGCGCGACGTGACCGCGTCCTGGGATGCGACCTACACCGGCGAGGCGACGTTCACCGGCAGCACGCACTTCGCGGTCGACGAGATCGACATGCTGGTCATCGAGACCCCCGCGGGGCGCACGCTGCTGACGATGCCGGTCGACTGA